A stretch of Komagataella phaffii GS115 chromosome 2, complete sequence DNA encodes these proteins:
- a CDS encoding Zeta-crystallin homolog, found in the cytoplasm and nucleus → MTTIPKTQKVILFEETSQDLSVLQYKDFPVPEISADEILIKNKYAGVNFIEAYFRSGLYPSKTPYVLGREASGVVVAKGDNVTKFKVGDKVAYLSPSTFAQYTKVDGTTGIRILKLKDDASEEDLKLFGSVLVQALTALTFVYEPYNVKSGDFILIHAAAGGVGQLLTQLAASKGAKVIATASTDAKLQIAKELGASFLINSSTEDIVEKVKEFTNGVGVNAVYDGIGKATFEASFESLAPKGTFVSFGNASGAVPPFSISRLAPKNIAILRPQLFGYTNTPETWEKYSKELLGLLSDGKLKFSITKVYSLKDYPKAAQELESRATTGKLTLEIPQ, encoded by the coding sequence ATGACTACAATTCCCAAAACCCAAAAAGTTATTCTCTTTGAGGAGACATCTCAGGACCTGAGTGTTCTTCAGTACAAAGATTTTCCGGTACCTGAAATCTCCGCCGATGAAATTCTCATCAAGAATAAGTACGCTGGagtcaatttcattgaagCATACTTTAGAAGTGGATTATATCCATCAAAGACTCCCTATGTCCTCGGAAGAGAAGCATCCGGCGTAGTTGTCGCCAAAGGTGACAATGTCACCAAGTTTAAAGTTGGTGATAAGGTAGCCTATCTATCGCCTAGCACTTTTGCGCAATACACCAAAGTCGATGGAACTACAGGTATCAGGAttctgaaattgaaagacgATGCTTCCgaagaagatttgaaattattTGGGTCCGTCTTGGTTCAAGCCCTGACAGCGTTGACTTTTGTATATGAACCCTACAACGTCAAGAGCGGCGATTTTATTCTCATACATGCTGCAGCAGGTGGTGTTGGTCAATTGTTGACCCAGCTTGCCGCTTCCAAAGGCGCAAAAGTAATTGCTACTGCTTCTACTGATGCTAAGTTGCAAATTGCCAAGGAGCTGGGTGCTAGCTTTTTGATTAACTCTTCTACTGAGGATATAGTAGAGAAAGTTAAGGAGTTTACCAATGGAGTTGGTGTAAATGCTGTGTACGACGGAATTGGAAAGGCTACATTTGAGGCCTCCTTCGAATCTTTAGCTCCGAAAGGAACGTTTGTCAGTTTCGGTAATGCTAGTGGCGCCGTCCCTCCTTTCTCGATTAGCAGATTAGCCCCCAAGAACATTGCCATACTAAGACCTCAATTATTTGGATACACTAATACCCCAGAAACCTGGGAAAAGTACTCCAAAGAATTGCTAGGCCTGCTTTCTGACGGTAAACTTAAATTCTCCATTACAAAGGTttattctttgaaagactACCCGAAAGCTGCTCAAGAATTGGAGAGTAGAGCTACCACCGGTAAATTGACTCTCGAGATCCCTCAATGA